From Geovibrio ferrireducens, one genomic window encodes:
- the hslU gene encoding ATP-dependent protease ATPase subunit HslU, which translates to MKTDQSLMAAQGALTPKQIVEELDKYVVGQKNAKKAVAVALRNRWRRLQLPDKLQEEISPKNIILIGPTGVGKTEVARRLAKLAGAPFMKIEASKFTEVGYVGRDVESMVRDLVEIAIAMVKAEKKDAVLEKARRNAEERLLDILLPKKPGFSEESSDSSTREKFRRMLAAGELDEREIEADVEEQGPQVEVLTNMGMDELGMNIGDMMKNMFPNRKKKRKMKVKEARTVIEMEEAARLIDMEDVKKDALRRVEQTGIIFLDEIDKICAREGAAHKGGDVSREGVQRDLLPIVEGSTVNTKHGMVNTSHILFIAAGAFHMAKPSDLIPELQGRFPIRVEMDSLEMEDFIRILKEPENALTRQYEALLRADGVSVEFADSGIMKIAEIATEVNRSLENIGARRLHTILEKLLEEISFEAPDTSEKDIMIDDTYVENHLRGIVEDRDLSKYVL; encoded by the coding sequence ATGAAAACCGATCAGAGTCTGATGGCAGCGCAGGGTGCGCTTACGCCGAAACAGATTGTGGAAGAGCTTGATAAATACGTAGTCGGCCAGAAAAACGCCAAAAAGGCCGTGGCTGTTGCCCTGCGCAACAGATGGCGCAGGCTTCAGCTTCCTGATAAGCTTCAGGAGGAGATTTCACCGAAAAATATAATCCTCATCGGCCCCACAGGTGTGGGTAAGACCGAGGTCGCCAGAAGGCTTGCCAAGCTTGCCGGAGCACCGTTTATGAAGATCGAGGCCAGCAAGTTCACCGAGGTGGGCTATGTGGGGCGTGATGTTGAGAGCATGGTGCGCGATCTGGTTGAGATAGCCATCGCCATGGTAAAGGCTGAGAAAAAGGACGCAGTTCTGGAAAAGGCCAGGCGCAACGCAGAGGAGCGGCTCCTTGACATTCTCCTGCCCAAAAAGCCCGGCTTCTCGGAGGAAAGCTCAGATTCATCCACCCGCGAGAAATTCCGCAGAATGCTGGCTGCGGGCGAGCTTGACGAACGCGAGATCGAAGCTGATGTGGAGGAGCAGGGCCCGCAGGTGGAAGTGCTCACTAACATGGGCATGGACGAGCTTGGGATGAATATAGGGGACATGATGAAAAACATGTTCCCGAACAGGAAGAAAAAACGCAAAATGAAGGTTAAGGAAGCCAGAACCGTTATCGAAATGGAAGAGGCGGCCAGGCTTATAGATATGGAAGATGTGAAAAAGGATGCCCTGCGCCGTGTGGAGCAGACGGGCATTATCTTCCTTGATGAAATAGACAAGATCTGTGCCCGCGAAGGGGCTGCCCACAAAGGGGGCGATGTCTCCCGCGAGGGTGTGCAGAGGGACCTGCTCCCTATTGTCGAGGGCTCCACAGTGAACACCAAACACGGCATGGTCAACACCTCTCACATACTTTTCATCGCAGCGGGAGCTTTCCACATGGCGAAACCTTCCGACCTTATCCCTGAGCTTCAGGGGCGCTTTCCCATAAGGGTTGAGATGGATTCACTGGAAATGGAGGACTTCATCCGCATACTGAAAGAACCGGAAAATGCCCTCACAAGGCAGTATGAGGCGCTGCTCAGGGCGGACGGAGTGAGTGTTGAGTTTGCGGATTCCGGCATAATGAAAATAGCTGAGATAGCCACTGAGGTCAACCGCTCACTGGAGAACATCGGCGCCAGAAGGCTCCACACCATACTTGAAAAGCTTCTGGAGGAGATCTCCTTCGAAGCTCCGGACACATCGGAAAAAGATATAATGATAGACGACACATATGTTGAGAATCACCTCAGGGGTATAGTCGAAGACAGGGATCTCAGCAAATACGTTTTATAG
- the hslV gene encoding ATP-dependent protease subunit HslV — translation MEIRGTTVIAVRKNGRTAIGADGQVTFGNTVMKHNAKKVRRVYNDKVLCGFAGSTADAFTLMERFEAKLETFGGQLLRAAVELAKDWRTDRYLRRLEAMMVVAGGDAVYIITGNGDVVEPNNGVAAIGSGGPFAQSAAVALTENTELSAAEIVRKSLEIAGDICIYTNRNIIVEEL, via the coding sequence ATGGAAATTAGAGGAACAACGGTCATAGCGGTCAGAAAAAACGGCAGAACCGCCATAGGTGCAGACGGACAGGTCACTTTCGGAAACACCGTGATGAAGCACAATGCGAAGAAGGTAAGAAGAGTCTATAACGATAAAGTGCTGTGCGGTTTCGCAGGCTCCACGGCGGACGCTTTCACTCTTATGGAGCGTTTCGAGGCTAAGCTTGAGACATTCGGCGGTCAGCTTCTGCGCGCAGCAGTGGAACTCGCCAAGGACTGGCGCACGGACAGATACCTCCGCAGGCTGGAGGCGATGATGGTTGTCGCCGGAGGGGACGCAGTGTACATAATCACCGGCAACGGCGATGTTGTGGAACCGAATAACGGTGTGGCTGCCATCGGCTCAGGCGGGCCTTTCGCACAGTCCGCAGCCGTTGCGCTCACGGAAAACACGGAACTTTCCGCCGCGGAAATAGTCAGGAAGTCATTGGAGATAGCGGGCGACATCTGCATCTACACCAACAGGAACATAATAGTTGAGGAATTATAG
- a CDS encoding lysophospholipid acyltransferase family protein, with product MKKRLFPFALWLFGKFMMLYGNTFRYRVTGKEKLDELFNSGRSVVFFTWHNQIFPILHFHKGVNLAIIISSSKDGDIMAHVAESFGYRAVRGSSSRNGSKALLEIKKLMNGTWHAAIAVDGPKGPKYKMKPGALFLAKNTHGVMMPVIFDCKSFKRFASWDGFILPYPFARIDVHYCDPVYVSEDTSPETMKAEMAEIEKSTMEQTLVYSPNIV from the coding sequence ATGAAAAAAAGACTTTTCCCCTTTGCCCTGTGGCTCTTCGGTAAATTTATGATGCTGTACGGAAACACTTTCCGCTACCGCGTAACCGGGAAAGAAAAACTTGATGAACTTTTCAACAGCGGCAGAAGTGTCGTGTTTTTCACATGGCACAATCAGATTTTCCCCATACTCCACTTTCACAAAGGGGTTAACCTCGCCATAATAATTTCCAGCAGTAAGGACGGAGACATTATGGCGCATGTGGCGGAATCTTTCGGCTACAGAGCCGTGAGAGGCTCATCCAGCCGCAACGGCTCCAAGGCTCTCCTTGAGATAAAAAAACTGATGAACGGCACATGGCACGCCGCCATTGCCGTGGACGGTCCCAAAGGGCCTAAATATAAAATGAAGCCCGGTGCGCTTTTCCTTGCGAAAAACACCCACGGCGTTATGATGCCTGTCATATTTGACTGCAAAAGCTTTAAACGCTTCGCAAGCTGGGACGGATTCATCCTTCCTTACCCCTTTGCGAGGATAGATGTCCATTACTGTGACCCTGTTTATGTTTCGGAAGACACATCACCGGAAACCATGAAAGCAGAAATGGCCGAAATAGAGAAATCCACAATGGAGCAGACGCTTGTTTATTCTCCGAATATTGTATAA
- a CDS encoding 3-deoxy-D-manno-octulosonic acid transferase: MFILRILYNLFIIILIPFAVPIGFLIALRKKEDADYFQRFGFITFPEPPAKTVWFHCASVGEVRSLKQLINAFRRRYPDAEFMISTTTATGKAIAEKELKPYFAFLLPIENPIAISYILYCMNVKATVIIDTELWPNFISSTSKHAPLFLVNARISDRSLGGYMKIRRVISPLLHKFEHIFTKSEEDTARFAALKGSSEGISTLGNIKFSEFDGEPDLSVIKPLNDRPFIAAASTHKSEEEAAVKAFRKSGFAGRLIIAPRHLNRTDECLALLKSSGLRACTLTEFNPDCDAVVVNVFGQLEALYRTADRIFIGGSIANVGGHNIFEALRFGRHVAVGPNMQNFREIYELAIKYNLVTTVKGEEELAAFFAAPEPEGSFGDFRAEVQASADERLSKFLEAIKVALAD, translated from the coding sequence TTGTTTATTCTCCGAATATTGTATAACCTGTTTATAATTATACTTATTCCCTTTGCCGTGCCTATTGGGTTTCTCATTGCGCTCAGAAAAAAGGAGGATGCGGACTATTTTCAGCGGTTCGGCTTCATAACCTTCCCTGAGCCGCCCGCGAAAACCGTATGGTTTCACTGCGCAAGCGTGGGAGAAGTACGCAGCCTTAAGCAGCTTATAAACGCCTTCCGCAGACGCTATCCCGATGCGGAGTTCATGATAAGCACCACCACAGCAACAGGAAAAGCCATCGCGGAAAAGGAGCTCAAGCCCTATTTCGCTTTTCTGCTCCCCATAGAAAACCCCATTGCCATTTCCTACATTCTGTACTGCATGAATGTGAAAGCAACAGTGATTATAGACACGGAGCTCTGGCCGAACTTCATATCAAGCACCTCAAAGCATGCTCCGCTTTTCCTTGTAAACGCAAGAATATCAGACCGCAGCCTGGGCGGATACATGAAGATACGCAGGGTTATATCCCCGCTTCTCCATAAATTTGAGCATATCTTTACCAAAAGCGAAGAGGATACCGCACGATTTGCCGCACTCAAGGGCAGTTCGGAGGGAATATCCACCCTCGGAAATATAAAATTCAGCGAATTTGACGGTGAGCCGGATCTTTCAGTGATAAAACCGCTCAATGACAGACCCTTCATCGCCGCAGCCAGCACTCACAAAAGCGAAGAGGAAGCAGCGGTAAAGGCTTTCAGAAAAAGCGGCTTTGCAGGAAGGCTTATCATAGCACCCAGACACCTTAACCGCACTGACGAATGCCTCGCGCTCCTGAAAAGCTCCGGCCTGAGGGCATGCACCCTGACAGAGTTTAATCCGGACTGTGATGCTGTTGTTGTAAATGTTTTCGGCCAGCTCGAAGCGCTTTACAGAACCGCAGACAGAATCTTCATCGGCGGTTCAATCGCAAATGTCGGCGGACACAACATTTTTGAGGCTCTGCGCTTCGGACGCCATGTTGCAGTTGGGCCCAATATGCAGAATTTCAGAGAAATTTATGAACTTGCCATTAAATACAACCTCGTAACAACAGTGAAAGGCGAAGAAGAGCTTGCCGCATTTTTTGCCGCACCTGAACCGGAGGGCAGCTTCGGAGATTTCAGGGCGGAGGTGCAGGCTTCCGCCGATGAGAGACTGTCTAAGTTCCTGGAGGCAATAAAAGTTGCACTTGCTGATTAA
- a CDS encoding lysophospholipid acyltransferase family protein, with product MHLLIKFFYFLFGKRSLKFLRRIGWLLGSVFWYILPSRRKTAIVNAEIIGAKDPVKCARESFRHTFMSYMEAFCIGRVDQAFMDKHIKISCRGIKPEPVSGEIIVSAHFGCWELAAPVLALISPLKIGLLARKMKDPKIDDFVKKRRGFSDKLIYLHHRDCADEVNRLLASNAHIAALLDHASTEKDSIFIPFFGIKTTFNKGLPMIAVRRNIPIRPAFMKRTEDGAELIFLEQILPDPNLKPKERINDIAVRINSAFEEVIKQNPEQWYLLHKRFKKTEDENGKVSRSFY from the coding sequence TTGCACTTGCTGATTAAGTTTTTTTATTTTCTTTTCGGAAAGCGGAGCCTGAAATTCCTCAGACGTATCGGCTGGCTGCTGGGCTCAGTTTTCTGGTATATTCTGCCCTCCAGACGGAAAACGGCAATCGTAAACGCGGAAATTATCGGGGCAAAAGACCCTGTGAAATGCGCCCGCGAATCATTCCGCCATACATTCATGAGCTACATGGAAGCATTCTGCATAGGCAGAGTGGATCAGGCGTTTATGGATAAGCATATTAAAATTTCCTGCCGCGGAATAAAACCGGAACCCGTTTCAGGGGAGATTATAGTTTCAGCTCATTTCGGCTGTTGGGAGCTTGCAGCACCTGTGCTTGCCCTGATAAGTCCGCTTAAAATAGGGCTTCTGGCAAGAAAAATGAAAGACCCCAAGATCGATGATTTTGTTAAAAAAAGACGCGGCTTTTCCGACAAGCTCATATACCTGCACCACAGGGACTGTGCGGATGAAGTCAACAGACTTCTGGCCTCAAACGCCCACATAGCAGCCCTTCTGGATCATGCTTCTACGGAAAAGGATTCGATCTTCATTCCCTTCTTCGGTATCAAAACCACTTTTAACAAAGGGTTGCCTATGATAGCAGTCCGCAGGAATATCCCAATACGTCCTGCGTTTATGAAAAGGACTGAAGACGGAGCTGAACTGATTTTTCTTGAGCAGATTCTGCCTGATCCTAACCTGAAACCCAAAGAACGCATAAATGATATTGCTGTGAGAATCAACAGCGCCTTTGAAGAAGTGATAAAACAGAACCCCGAACAGTGGTATCTGCTCCATAAACGGTTTAAAAAGACAGAGGATGAGAATGGAAAAGTTTCCCGCAGTTTTTATTGA
- a CDS encoding D-glycero-alpha-D-manno-heptose-1,7-bisphosphate 7-phosphatase, producing MEKFPAVFIDRDGTMNIEAGYIDHPDNFNLYPFVPQAVRLLNTHGFLVIVLTNQAGVGRGYFGEDNVETLHSKMRSELSKGGARLDAVYYCPHHTSSKDPKYAVDCNCRKPRTGMIDKALSELPVDTGRMFIIGDKMSDIKLGRKTGCRTYLVKTGYGLREAEKNPGGADVITDNILSAVLDILKISQQAQPDQTPA from the coding sequence ATGGAAAAGTTTCCCGCAGTTTTTATTGACCGGGACGGCACAATGAACATCGAGGCCGGATATATTGACCACCCGGACAACTTCAATCTGTACCCGTTTGTTCCGCAGGCAGTGCGCCTTCTCAACACTCACGGATTCCTTGTCATTGTCCTCACTAATCAGGCCGGAGTGGGCAGAGGCTATTTCGGGGAGGATAATGTGGAAACCCTCCACTCAAAAATGCGCTCCGAACTCAGTAAAGGCGGAGCAAGGCTTGATGCCGTATACTACTGCCCCCACCACACCTCATCCAAAGACCCGAAATACGCAGTGGACTGCAACTGCCGGAAGCCCCGGACAGGGATGATTGACAAAGCATTAAGCGAACTGCCCGTGGACACCGGAAGGATGTTCATCATCGGTGACAAAATGAGCGATATTAAGCTCGGCAGGAAAACAGGCTGCCGCACATACCTTGTAAAAACCGGCTACGGCCTCAGAGAGGCCGAGAAAAACCCCGGCGGTGCGGATGTCATAACTGATAATATCCTTTCCGCCGTTCTGGATATTCTGAAAATCAGTCAGCAAGCACAGCCGGATCAAACCCCAGCCTGA
- a CDS encoding methyl-accepting chemotaxis protein: MAIFYNIYKWLEKNIFNSLTKKIFGNILGIVCFQILLMTAFSFYQRRSISGLISAKDPALAESIGGAIMSQSLWNIVFFAVFSVTAAVLTAIFMRMLIVRPVKRLSILLEEVSEGEGDLSLDMPQLTYDEMSELAGNFNRFMEKLRDIIRQVRVLGVNIGVESAKVVKNVDAASKDAKTQDVLANTVFEASERVTDAIETVAANSVQISTTTVNNLSHARDSYRELENVTEKIQEVSLMIGSFLTTVNGLAENSRHIRTVVSLIEDISDQTNLLALNAAIEAARAGEAGRGFAVVADEVRKLAERVKTATEEISKNIDSIVGQVQNTATQTETINQHMGLTKDVVERTSVKFMSMVTDFEQTSAGLQNITSSLDDLTKVNDRINENVSDIHRIANEVTHRMGDSKYSTDDLNGKIEIIQELVSRFKIGKGTFEQIILKADDYKSAFESKLTAYAAQGVNVFDRNYRPVKGTDPQKYSTDYDKRVEGEFQKMYDEALKTVKGCIFALCVDANGYAPTHNSKFAKPLTGNHDADMLTSRDKRIFNDHTGIRAAKNTKKFLLQAYVRDTGEVVNDLSLPVYVNGKHWGAFRLGFDPAVLAD, from the coding sequence ATGGCTATTTTCTACAACATATACAAGTGGCTGGAAAAGAATATTTTCAACAGCCTGACCAAAAAAATCTTCGGTAATATACTGGGCATCGTCTGTTTTCAGATTCTGCTTATGACGGCGTTCTCTTTTTATCAGCGCAGAAGTATAAGCGGTCTTATCTCGGCAAAGGACCCTGCACTGGCAGAGAGTATCGGCGGTGCAATAATGAGCCAGAGCCTCTGGAATATTGTTTTCTTTGCAGTATTTTCAGTCACAGCGGCTGTTCTGACAGCCATTTTTATGCGTATGCTTATTGTCAGGCCGGTGAAAAGGCTCTCAATTCTTCTTGAAGAGGTAAGCGAAGGGGAGGGGGATCTCTCTCTGGATATGCCCCAGCTTACATATGATGAAATGAGCGAACTTGCCGGAAACTTTAACAGATTCATGGAAAAGCTCCGGGATATTATAAGGCAGGTTCGGGTTCTTGGAGTGAATATAGGGGTGGAATCAGCAAAGGTTGTGAAAAATGTGGATGCCGCCTCTAAAGATGCCAAAACTCAGGATGTGCTCGCCAATACGGTTTTCGAAGCCAGTGAGCGGGTTACGGATGCCATAGAGACAGTGGCTGCAAACTCAGTGCAGATAAGCACCACAACGGTGAACAACCTTTCCCACGCGCGTGATTCCTACAGAGAGCTTGAAAATGTAACGGAGAAAATACAGGAAGTTAGCCTGATGATAGGCTCATTCCTCACCACCGTGAACGGGCTTGCGGAAAACTCCAGACATATCAGAACCGTTGTGTCGCTCATAGAGGATATTTCCGACCAGACAAACCTGCTTGCGCTGAATGCGGCTATTGAAGCAGCCAGAGCGGGTGAAGCCGGAAGAGGCTTCGCCGTGGTGGCGGACGAGGTGCGCAAGCTGGCGGAAAGAGTGAAGACGGCGACGGAGGAAATATCCAAAAACATAGACAGCATAGTCGGTCAGGTGCAGAATACCGCAACTCAGACCGAAACCATAAACCAGCATATGGGGCTCACCAAGGATGTTGTTGAGCGTACATCTGTCAAGTTCATGTCCATGGTGACTGATTTTGAACAGACATCAGCCGGGCTCCAGAATATCACAAGCTCCCTTGATGATCTCACAAAAGTCAATGACCGGATCAATGAGAATGTTTCTGACATACACCGTATAGCTAACGAAGTAACACACCGGATGGGTGATTCCAAGTACTCAACGGATGATCTCAACGGCAAAATCGAGATAATTCAGGAGCTTGTTTCCCGTTTCAAAATAGGGAAGGGTACTTTTGAGCAGATAATTTTGAAAGCGGATGATTATAAAAGTGCCTTTGAGTCAAAGCTGACCGCTTACGCCGCTCAGGGTGTTAATGTTTTTGACAGGAACTACCGCCCCGTTAAAGGAACAGATCCTCAGAAATATTCAACCGATTACGACAAGAGGGTGGAGGGTGAGTTTCAGAAAATGTATGACGAAGCCCTGAAAACTGTGAAAGGGTGTATTTTTGCCCTGTGTGTTGATGCCAACGGCTATGCGCCGACTCACAACAGCAAGTTTGCCAAACCTCTCACGGGGAACCATGATGCTGACATGCTCACCAGCAGGGATAAAAGGATTTTTAATGATCACACAGGCATAAGAGCGGCGAAAAACACCAAGAAGTTCCTGCTTCAGGCCTATGTGCGTGATACGGGCGAGGTGGTGAACGACCTCTCGCTCCCCGTATATGTCAACGGGAAGCATTGGGGTGCTTTCAGGCTGGGGTTTGATCCGGCTGTGCTTGCTGACTGA
- a CDS encoding NADH:flavin oxidoreductase, with protein MTLFQKSNIKSLVLKNKAVRSATWEGGADADGIPSDKQINLYKELAEGETGLIITGYIVPCTDGRQTPGQMMLKDEAAVEVYRKLTDAVHASGAKIAGQLVHCGGQSSERMAGRKPLAPSAVEAPQYSAVPEELSTEEIIRIKSAFAETARFCKEAGFDAVQLHAAHGYLMNQFLSPALNKRTDQYGGTLENRARFMLEVLAEVKISAGADFPVMVKLNGSDNLEGGLDIEDAVQAAVLLEKAGADAIEISAGTPASGKDGAPVRTGVKAGAGEAYNLEYAKRIRAAVSLPLMTVGGYRSYGECLRALEAGMDFVSLSRPLIKEPSIIKRWESGNTAPSDCISCNGCFKPGLKDGLIRCVINK; from the coding sequence ATGACATTATTTCAGAAATCCAATATCAAGTCACTCGTACTCAAAAACAAAGCTGTGAGATCCGCAACATGGGAAGGCGGCGCGGATGCGGACGGAATCCCCTCTGATAAGCAGATAAATTTATATAAAGAACTGGCGGAGGGCGAAACAGGCCTGATAATAACCGGGTACATAGTTCCCTGCACTGACGGAAGGCAGACCCCCGGACAGATGATGCTGAAAGATGAGGCAGCTGTGGAAGTCTACAGAAAGCTCACTGACGCAGTGCATGCTTCCGGAGCAAAAATTGCAGGGCAGCTTGTACACTGCGGCGGACAGTCCTCTGAGCGCATGGCGGGCAGAAAACCCCTTGCCCCCTCAGCAGTGGAGGCTCCGCAGTACTCCGCAGTACCGGAAGAGCTGAGCACTGAGGAAATAATCAGGATAAAATCGGCTTTCGCAGAAACCGCAAGGTTCTGCAAAGAGGCAGGGTTTGACGCTGTGCAGCTTCACGCCGCCCACGGGTATCTGATGAATCAGTTTCTCTCCCCTGCACTGAACAAGCGCACGGATCAATACGGTGGAACCCTTGAAAACAGAGCCCGCTTCATGCTTGAAGTTCTTGCGGAAGTGAAAATCTCCGCTGGGGCGGATTTCCCTGTGATGGTAAAACTTAACGGTTCAGACAATCTGGAGGGCGGGCTTGATATTGAGGATGCGGTTCAGGCGGCAGTCCTCCTTGAAAAAGCGGGCGCTGATGCTATCGAAATAAGCGCAGGAACCCCTGCCTCCGGCAAAGACGGCGCACCAGTACGCACAGGGGTTAAAGCCGGTGCAGGAGAGGCTTATAACCTTGAATACGCTAAAAGAATACGCGCTGCCGTCTCTCTGCCCCTGATGACAGTGGGCGGATACAGAAGCTATGGGGAATGCCTCAGGGCGCTTGAAGCAGGCATGGACTTTGTCTCACTCTCTAGGCCGCTTATAAAGGAGCCCTCAATCATAAAAAGATGGGAAAGCGGAAACACAGCGCCTTCGGACTGCATTTCATGCAACGGATGTTTCAAACCCGGACTGAAAGACGGGCTGATCAGGTGCGTTATCAATAAATAG
- a CDS encoding HP0495 family protein, whose translation MSEQNSFTEMIYPARFTYKMMGDDTDSFRDSVKAVFVLKEVIDIQERRSSSGKYVSISITVDVENYNELRSFYEMISRIDGLKYHL comes from the coding sequence TTGAGCGAGCAGAATAGTTTTACGGAAATGATATACCCCGCCAGATTCACATACAAGATGATGGGGGACGATACGGACTCTTTCAGAGACAGCGTGAAGGCTGTTTTTGTACTGAAAGAGGTCATTGACATTCAGGAAAGAAGGAGCAGCAGCGGAAAGTATGTTTCGATCTCCATTACTGTGGATGTGGAAAACTACAATGAGCTGAGAAGCTTTTACGAAATGATAAGCCGTATAGACGGGCTTAAATACCATCTTTAG
- a CDS encoding NfeD family protein: protein MRFLLAFLMLFASVAADAKEYFFVEIDGVISGYTEKYIEQSLDKASGADGVLVIKLDTPGGVLDSTRKIVQLILESETPVVTFVSPQGARAGSAGTFITLASHYAAMAEGSNIGAAHPVNITGQNIEGEMGKKIENDTVAFIRSIAEKRGRNLDISVQMVTNSLSLTAQEALEANLIDSVVNSDDGLVALLAEKYGEQTARTYLEPTVLQRVAFFLSDPNVLMLMLFIGIGAIFLEFKMPGTFVFAGIGICAILLFLMGINIIPVNWLGLLLIIAGFALMFAEVFIPSFGLLTLGAVVALGFGMYLLFSREGNVGISVSWGMIIGVLAVVILVVGLIGRLLVRDFLAKPATGAEGMIGETGTVMSWNGSAGKVFVHGEIWSAESGSAFEKDDKVKVTEIKGMVIKIERAE from the coding sequence ATGAGGTTTTTGCTTGCTTTTCTGATGCTGTTTGCTTCCGTTGCCGCAGATGCAAAGGAGTATTTTTTCGTTGAGATAGACGGCGTAATCAGCGGCTATACCGAGAAATATATAGAACAGTCCCTTGACAAAGCTTCCGGTGCGGACGGTGTGCTGGTTATTAAGCTTGATACTCCGGGCGGTGTGCTTGATTCCACAAGGAAGATAGTCCAGCTTATACTCGAAAGCGAAACCCCGGTAGTCACCTTCGTTTCCCCGCAGGGAGCCAGAGCTGGTTCCGCGGGCACATTCATCACCCTCGCCTCCCATTACGCAGCAATGGCAGAGGGGAGCAACATAGGCGCCGCCCACCCGGTCAATATTACCGGGCAGAACATAGAGGGCGAGATGGGTAAAAAGATAGAGAACGATACCGTGGCCTTCATCCGCTCCATAGCTGAGAAAAGGGGCAGAAACCTTGATATATCAGTGCAGATGGTCACAAACTCACTGAGCCTTACCGCTCAGGAAGCCCTTGAGGCAAACCTGATAGACTCTGTTGTGAACAGTGATGACGGCCTTGTTGCCCTGCTGGCTGAGAAGTACGGTGAACAGACGGCAAGGACTTATCTCGAACCCACGGTTCTGCAGAGGGTGGCATTTTTCTTAAGCGATCCCAATGTGCTGATGCTGATGCTTTTTATCGGGATAGGCGCCATTTTCCTAGAATTTAAGATGCCCGGCACGTTTGTTTTTGCCGGAATAGGCATATGTGCCATTCTGCTTTTCCTCATGGGTATTAATATAATACCTGTAAACTGGCTCGGTCTGCTGCTGATCATCGCGGGCTTTGCGCTTATGTTTGCCGAGGTCTTTATTCCAAGCTTCGGTCTTTTGACCCTTGGCGCGGTTGTGGCATTGGGCTTTGGAATGTATCTGCTTTTCAGCAGGGAAGGGAACGTGGGCATAAGCGTTTCATGGGGAATGATAATCGGTGTTCTGGCTGTGGTTATCCTCGTTGTCGGGCTCATAGGCAGGCTGCTTGTAAGGGATTTTCTCGCAAAACCTGCCACAGGGGCGGAGGGGATGATAGGCGAAACAGGCACTGTCATGTCATGGAACGGTTCAGCGGGCAAGGTATTTGTCCACGGGGAAATATGGAGCGCTGAATCCGGCTCGGCATTTGAAAAGGACGATAAGGTCAAAGTCACGGAAATTAAGGGGATGGTGATAAAAATTGAGCGAGCAGAATAG
- the trmB gene encoding tRNA (guanosine(46)-N7)-methyltransferase TrmB yields MSGRFLIKKLELNFQEDIYIYAKDLRPQVERFQKFSHGGGFEGYERLTPSDFFEKTAPFNVEIGIGNGEFISAFATKHPEQNYLGFEVMKRIFDRAIRKVRTAEVKNAKIIHFDATFFISLFKDGSVDNFYVNFPDPWPKKKHNKRRLLKTSFIEILTSKLKKGGSLYMATDQVDYAEEIVLNLKPVENLKSAYDTVFINELVDYHETKYYRKFSPELGVYFFRMIKQ; encoded by the coding sequence TTGTCAGGGAGGTTTCTTATTAAAAAGTTAGAGCTTAATTTTCAGGAAGATATATACATATACGCCAAAGACCTGCGCCCGCAGGTCGAAAGATTTCAGAAATTTTCCCACGGAGGCGGGTTTGAGGGGTATGAAAGGCTCACCCCATCGGACTTTTTTGAGAAGACCGCTCCGTTTAATGTGGAGATAGGCATAGGCAACGGCGAGTTTATAAGCGCTTTCGCCACAAAACATCCGGAGCAGAATTATCTGGGCTTTGAGGTAATGAAGCGTATTTTCGACAGGGCGATAAGAAAAGTGCGCACCGCTGAGGTGAAAAACGCAAAGATAATCCATTTCGATGCCACTTTTTTCATAAGCCTGTTCAAAGACGGCAGTGTGGACAACTTTTACGTGAATTTCCCCGATCCGTGGCCGAAGAAAAAGCACAATAAGCGCAGGCTGCTTAAAACATCCTTTATAGAAATTCTCACCTCCAAGCTTAAGAAGGGGGGCAGTCTGTACATGGCGACAGATCAGGTCGACTACGCCGAAGAGATTGTCCTGAACCTGAAACCAGTGGAAAATTTGAAGAGTGCGTACGATACTGTATTTATAAACGAACTGGTGGATTACCACGAAACAAAATATTATCGTAAGTTTTCGCCTGAGTTGGGCGTTTACTTTTTCAGGATGATAAAACAGTAG
- a CDS encoding DUF1858 domain-containing protein, producing MEITAKTIIADVLKACPASVEVFDKFNMGCMSCMGVANESIEKGSRMHGLDPEEVLTELRKFVAGSKA from the coding sequence ATGGAAATAACAGCAAAAACAATAATAGCGGATGTTCTGAAGGCCTGTCCGGCTTCGGTGGAAGTTTTTGATAAATTCAACATGGGCTGCATGAGCTGCATGGGCGTTGCCAATGAAAGCATTGAAAAGGGTTCACGCATGCACGGACTTGATCCCGAAGAGGTTCTGACGGAACTGAGGAAGTTTGTTGCCGGCAGCAAAGCTTAA